From Microbacterium sp. 10M-3C3:
GCAGACGTCGACACCGCGTTCTCCGCGCTCGCCGCGACCTCGGGCTCCGGATCCGCAGCCCGCCGCACGGCACTCCTCGACGACCTTGCCGCCCGCGCCACGGCACCCGAGTGGGATCTGGTGACGCGCATCGTGCGCGGCGAGCTGCGCACGGGCGCCCTCGAAGGCGTGCTCGTGGACGCCCTTGCGCGTTCCAGCGGACAGCCGCTCGATCGGGTGCGCCGCGCCGCGATGCTCGTCGGCGACCTGGGTGAGACGGCGCGGATCGCGCTCACCGACCCCGGCGCCCTCGCCTCGGTCGGCCTGCGCGTAGGCCGTCCGGTGCTGCCGATGCTCGCCGCCACCGCCGAATCCGTGACCGCGGCGCTCACGGACGGCCGCGCCGCCTCCGTCGAGTACAAGCTCGACGGCGCCCGCATCCAGGTGCACCGGGGCGGCGACGACGTGCGGGTGTTCACGCGCAGCCTCGCCGACGTCACGGCGCGCGTGCCGGAGATCGTCGCGGCCGTGCGCACGCTCCCGGCCGGCCGGCTCATCCTCGACGGCGAGACCCTCGCCCTCGACGAGGACGGCGGGCCCCGCGCGTTCCAGGACACGATGGCGCGCTTCGGCGCGGAGTCCGGTGACATCGTGCTGCGGCCGTGGTTCTTCGACGTGCTGCACGTCGACGGTCGCGATCTGCTCGACGAGCCCCTGTCGGTGCGGCAGGCCGAGCTCGAGCGGGTGGCCGGCGCCTTCCGCGTGCCCGCGCGCGTGACGACGGATGCAGCGGAGGGGGAGGAGTTCGCGCGCGCGGCGCTCGCCGCCGGTCACGAGGGCGTCATGGTGAAGGCGCTCGATGCGCCCTACGCCGCCGGCCGCCGCGGCGACACGTGGCGCAAGGTCAAGCCCGTGCACACGTTCGACCTCGTCGTGCTCGCGGTCGAGCGCGGCTCGGGCCGCCGCGCGGGCTGGCTGTCGAACATCCACCTGGGCGCGCTCGATCCCGCCGGGCAGTACGGGCCGGCCGGCGGCTTCGTCATGGTGGGGAAGACCTTCAAGGGCATGACCGACGAGATCCTGCGGTGGCAGAGCGAGACGTTCCCGGCGCTCGCGACGGACGATGACGGCTACGTCCTGACCCTGTCGCCGGTCACGGCCGTCGAGGTCGCGATCGACGGCGTGCAGCGCTCGCCGCGATATCCCGCCGGGCTCGCGCTGCGGTTCGCGCGGGTGAAGCGCTATCGCCCCGACAAGCGCGCCGCCGACGCCGACACGATCGGGACGCTCCGTGCGATGCTGCCCGGCCGCGCCGACGTCGCCGTGTCAGGATGACGCCCATGACGCGCGCGCAGGGCCCCGACGGCGAGATCGAGTACCGCGTGGT
This genomic window contains:
- a CDS encoding ATP-dependent DNA ligase, whose protein sequence is MLLAEIVDAVAEVSATRSRRAKVDALADLLGRTPPAQIETVVGLLTAQPRQGRLGVGWRSLQALRPTHAAASALDVADVDTAFSALAATSGSGSAARRTALLDDLAARATAPEWDLVTRIVRGELRTGALEGVLVDALARSSGQPLDRVRRAAMLVGDLGETARIALTDPGALASVGLRVGRPVLPMLAATAESVTAALTDGRAASVEYKLDGARIQVHRGGDDVRVFTRSLADVTARVPEIVAAVRTLPAGRLILDGETLALDEDGGPRAFQDTMARFGAESGDIVLRPWFFDVLHVDGRDLLDEPLSVRQAELERVAGAFRVPARVTTDAAEGEEFARAALAAGHEGVMVKALDAPYAAGRRGDTWRKVKPVHTFDLVVLAVERGSGRRAGWLSNIHLGALDPAGQYGPAGGFVMVGKTFKGMTDEILRWQSETFPALATDDDGYVLTLSPVTAVEVAIDGVQRSPRYPAGLALRFARVKRYRPDKRAADADTIGTLRAMLPGRADVAVSG